In a genomic window of Microbacterium amylolyticum:
- a CDS encoding DUF4287 domain-containing protein — MAEKTAGPGARDAPDVKAGRILEWLKEDYGLGRGHGMALVHVIKRGPKIDAKHVGSGGSHSDASDTLWLDGKATRPQ; from the coding sequence CTGGCTGAAAAGACTGCTGGACCAGGCGCCCGCGACGCGCCTGATGTGAAGGCCGGGAGGATTCTCGAGTGGTTGAAGGAGGACTACGGCCTGGGGCGCGGACACGGCATGGCGCTCGTGCACGTGATTAAGAGGGGCCCGAAGATCGACGCGAAGCACGTCGGCAGCGGCGGATCGCACAGTGATGCGTCCGACACCCTCTGGCTGGACGGCAAGGCCACCAGACCGCAGTGA
- a CDS encoding ABC transporter substrate-binding protein, with product MRPRSIRTAVAGTLIAGLALGMGGCATDGGGEVTTLDFFQFKGEALKDFADIIDAFEAENPDIKVVQNQVADSETLIRTLLVKDRTPDVITLNGNGNFGKLAEAGVFYDFSDEPVLETINPGVQDILADLGNYGDEVNSLGYVNNANGIIYNQDLFEAEGLEVPETWDELIALCDTLEERGITPFATSLSENWTAMPSWNGIGAYYAQGGFFDEMRAEGDTVGADSPVSFEKDFPEAMERQAELFQYSQEGYRGASYDDSTSLFANGGAAMMLQGIWALSPVKAVNPDIKAAIFPYPVSEDPEDRMLVSGVDVTVTMARNTPHKEEALRFIEFMFRPDVIEEFAASQTMVPSVEGAELSDDPALQSIAPYFDAGRITGFIDHQVPTAIPLVGVVQQFLYDDDTQGALGTLDNEWRKVAARTITTNEED from the coding sequence ATGAGACCCAGATCCATCCGCACCGCCGTCGCGGGCACCCTCATCGCCGGGCTCGCGCTCGGCATGGGCGGCTGCGCGACCGACGGCGGCGGCGAGGTCACCACACTCGACTTCTTCCAGTTCAAGGGCGAAGCGCTCAAGGACTTCGCCGACATCATCGACGCCTTCGAGGCCGAGAACCCCGACATCAAGGTCGTGCAGAACCAGGTCGCCGACTCGGAGACGCTCATCCGGACGCTTCTCGTGAAGGACCGGACCCCCGACGTCATCACGCTGAACGGCAACGGCAACTTCGGCAAGCTCGCCGAGGCCGGCGTCTTCTACGACTTCTCCGACGAGCCGGTGCTCGAGACCATCAACCCCGGCGTGCAGGACATCCTGGCCGACCTCGGCAACTACGGCGACGAGGTCAACAGCCTCGGCTACGTCAACAACGCCAACGGCATCATCTACAACCAGGATCTGTTCGAGGCGGAAGGGCTCGAGGTCCCGGAGACGTGGGATGAGCTCATCGCGCTCTGCGACACGCTCGAGGAGCGAGGCATCACCCCCTTCGCGACATCGCTCTCCGAGAACTGGACGGCGATGCCCTCGTGGAACGGCATCGGCGCGTACTACGCGCAGGGCGGCTTCTTCGACGAGATGCGCGCCGAGGGCGACACCGTCGGCGCCGACTCCCCCGTCTCATTCGAGAAGGACTTCCCCGAGGCGATGGAGCGTCAGGCCGAGCTCTTCCAGTACTCGCAGGAGGGCTATCGGGGCGCGTCGTACGACGACAGCACGTCGCTGTTCGCGAACGGCGGGGCGGCCATGATGCTGCAGGGCATCTGGGCGCTCAGCCCCGTCAAGGCGGTCAACCCCGACATCAAGGCGGCGATCTTCCCCTACCCCGTCTCGGAGGACCCCGAGGACCGGATGCTGGTGTCCGGCGTCGACGTCACGGTGACGATGGCCCGCAACACCCCGCACAAGGAGGAGGCGCTGCGCTTCATCGAGTTCATGTTCCGCCCGGACGTGATCGAGGAGTTCGCGGCTTCGCAGACGATGGTGCCGTCGGTCGAAGGGGCGGAGCTCAGCGACGACCCCGCGCTGCAGTCGATCGCGCCGTACTTCGATGCGGGCAGGATCACCGGCTTCATCGACCACCAGGTCCCGACCGCCATTCCGCTCGTTGGCGTCGTGCAGCAGTTCCTCTACGACGACGACACGCAGGGCGCCCTCGGGACCCTCGACAACGAGTGGCGCAAGGTCGCCGCCCGCACGATCACGACGAACGAGGAGGACTGA
- a CDS encoding carbohydrate ABC transporter permease, whose amino-acid sequence MATVTADGTRRAERVRPAAPDARRRSKLAPRAYYWFVWPAVIAFAGFHTVPVLIGVFFSFTNYAGYGAWDFVGIANYVNIFRDDRVLQAYGFSFLFAIVATVFTNAISLAIAMGLNAKIRARNFWRGVYFVPYILAVLVVGYVFQFLFSNSLPRILSGIPLFRDNILANPDWAWTAVVVLAVWQACAFSIIIYLAGLQTIPADIYEAASIDGATPARQFRSITFPLISAFFTINVVLSLKGFLQVFDPIIALTNGGPGTSTESVTMLIFRGGFSGGEFAYQTANAVIFFIVITIVSLLQFRVLQRREADF is encoded by the coding sequence ATGGCCACCGTCACCGCCGACGGCACGCGCCGCGCCGAACGGGTTCGACCCGCGGCGCCGGACGCGCGTCGCCGCTCGAAGCTCGCGCCCCGCGCGTACTACTGGTTCGTCTGGCCGGCGGTCATCGCCTTCGCCGGCTTCCACACCGTGCCCGTCCTCATCGGCGTGTTCTTCAGCTTCACGAACTACGCCGGGTACGGCGCGTGGGACTTCGTGGGCATCGCGAACTACGTCAACATCTTCCGCGACGACCGGGTGCTGCAGGCATACGGGTTCTCGTTCCTCTTCGCGATCGTCGCAACCGTCTTCACGAACGCGATCTCGCTCGCGATCGCGATGGGGTTGAACGCGAAGATCCGGGCTCGGAACTTCTGGCGCGGCGTCTACTTCGTGCCGTACATCCTCGCGGTGCTGGTCGTCGGCTACGTCTTCCAGTTCCTGTTCTCGAACTCGCTGCCGAGGATCCTCTCCGGCATCCCGCTCTTCCGCGACAACATCCTGGCCAACCCGGACTGGGCCTGGACTGCGGTCGTCGTGCTGGCGGTCTGGCAGGCCTGCGCGTTCTCGATCATCATCTACCTCGCGGGCCTGCAGACGATCCCCGCGGACATCTACGAGGCGGCATCCATCGACGGGGCGACCCCCGCCCGCCAGTTCCGCTCCATCACGTTCCCGCTCATCAGCGCGTTCTTCACGATCAACGTCGTGCTGAGCCTGAAGGGCTTCCTGCAGGTGTTCGACCCGATCATCGCCCTCACGAACGGCGGACCGGGCACCTCCACCGAGTCGGTCACGATGCTGATCTTCCGCGGCGGCTTCTCGGGCGGCGAGTTCGCCTACCAGACCGCCAACGCGGTGATCTTCTTCATCGTCATCACGATCGTCTCGCTCCTCCAGTTCCGGGTCCTTCAGCGCAGAGAGGCCGACTTCTGA
- a CDS encoding RNA-binding S4 domain-containing protein produces the protein MADPASVRIDVWLWAVRMYKTRSNATTAIRGGHVRVGGEHVKPAYKVKVGEEVRVRISGFDRILGVKKLLLKRVGAPIAAEAYEDRTPPRPPREFYAPIVTRDRGSGRPTKRERREIDRLHGRDAD, from the coding sequence ATGGCAGATCCAGCTTCCGTGCGTATCGACGTGTGGCTGTGGGCCGTGCGCATGTACAAGACCCGTTCGAATGCGACCACCGCGATCCGCGGGGGTCATGTGCGCGTGGGCGGAGAGCACGTTAAACCCGCCTACAAGGTGAAGGTGGGCGAAGAGGTGCGCGTCCGCATCAGCGGCTTCGATCGGATTCTCGGTGTGAAGAAGCTCCTGCTCAAGCGCGTGGGCGCGCCCATTGCGGCGGAGGCTTATGAGGATCGCACTCCCCCGCGCCCGCCGCGCGAGTTCTACGCGCCGATCGTCACGCGCGATCGTGGTTCTGGGCGTCCTACCAAGCGCGAACGGCGCGAAATCGATCGCCTGCACGGGCGCGACGCCGACTAA
- a CDS encoding carbohydrate ABC transporter permease: MSSSVTTPVEAGPTTIAVVVPRKRRFSGGYDPSDTRRTNWWATALIAVCSLTVLIPLYLAVAVALKTPAQLAGGTGFELPWPINWENFAVAWERTSFPQALMNTAIITVGSVVLTLLTSSLVAYALARNLHRPFFKGVFYYLLAALFIPFPIIMLPLVKQTSLLGLDNPAGMIVLYTIYGLSLNIFIYTAFIRSIPIELEEAARMDGASTWRVFRQIVFPLLMPMNATVGILTCVWAWNDFIMPLVVLTSPSDRTLSLAQYVFQGQYNTDYTVAFASYLMAMAPLLIVYIFSQRWVISGVMRGSIK; the protein is encoded by the coding sequence ATGTCCAGCTCCGTCACCACGCCCGTCGAGGCGGGCCCCACCACCATCGCCGTCGTCGTGCCGCGCAAGCGTCGCTTCTCGGGCGGCTACGATCCGTCCGACACCCGCCGCACCAACTGGTGGGCGACCGCCCTCATCGCCGTCTGCTCGCTCACGGTGCTCATCCCGCTGTACCTCGCGGTCGCCGTCGCCCTCAAGACGCCGGCGCAGCTCGCCGGCGGGACGGGCTTCGAGCTCCCTTGGCCGATCAACTGGGAGAACTTCGCCGTCGCCTGGGAGCGCACCTCGTTCCCGCAGGCGCTGATGAACACGGCCATCATCACGGTCGGCTCGGTGGTGCTCACGCTGCTGACGAGCTCGCTCGTCGCCTACGCGCTGGCGCGCAACCTGCACCGGCCGTTCTTCAAGGGCGTCTTCTACTACCTGCTGGCGGCGCTGTTCATCCCGTTCCCGATCATCATGCTGCCGCTGGTGAAGCAGACGTCGCTCCTCGGGCTCGACAACCCCGCGGGCATGATCGTGCTCTACACGATCTACGGCCTGAGCCTGAACATCTTCATCTACACCGCGTTCATCCGCTCGATCCCGATCGAGCTCGAAGAAGCGGCGCGGATGGACGGCGCATCGACGTGGCGCGTGTTCCGGCAGATCGTGTTCCCGCTGCTCATGCCGATGAACGCAACGGTCGGCATCCTCACCTGCGTCTGGGCCTGGAACGACTTCATCATGCCGCTCGTCGTGCTAACCTCGCCCTCTGACCGGACGCTGTCGCTCGCGCAGTACGTCTTCCAGGGGCAGTACAACACCGACTACACCGTCGCGTTCGCGTCGTACCTCATGGCGATGGCTCCGCTGCTGATCGTCTACATCTTCTCGCAGCGCTGGGTGATCTCCGGCGTGATGCGCGGGTCGATCAAGTAG
- the der gene encoding ribosome biogenesis GTPase Der, translating to MAANNEYDEYGPAGAENLAGRLEELDDELIEARAETLRASLADYELDDEDAELLADIHVDEQGNEYVPALPVVAIVGRPNVGKSALVNRIIGRREAVVEDTPGVTRDRVTYKAEWLDRKFSLVDTGGWEPDAKGIDRSVAAQSEVAIDLADVILFVVDAKVGPTATDEHVVRLLRKSDKPVFLIANKVDDASHEAEAAVLWNLGLGEPYPVSAIHGRGVADMLDAVMAKTPKLSAIAKHEIGGPRRVAILGRPNVGKSSLLNKAAGEERVVVNDLAGTTRDPVDEIVELGGKLWTLVDTAGIRRRVHMAQGADFYASLRTSTALEKAEVAIVVIDVTQPISEQDVRIIDLVLESGRSLVLAFNKWDMLDTPEMEDKERRRFLEREIEQDLAHVAWAPRVNISAKTGRRLDKLVPALETALENWDRRIPTGKFNAFLSELVAEHPHPLRGGKQPRILFGTQASTRPPTFVLFTTGFLDPGYRRFVQRRLRELYDFEGTPIVVNMRVRERRKR from the coding sequence ATGGCCGCGAACAACGAGTATGACGAGTATGGGCCCGCGGGGGCCGAAAACCTCGCGGGGCGCCTGGAGGAGCTCGACGACGAGCTGATCGAGGCACGCGCGGAGACCCTGCGCGCGAGCCTCGCCGACTATGAGCTGGACGATGAGGACGCCGAGCTTCTGGCCGACATCCACGTCGATGAGCAGGGCAACGAGTACGTTCCGGCTCTTCCCGTTGTGGCAATCGTCGGTCGCCCGAACGTGGGCAAGTCGGCTCTTGTCAACCGCATCATCGGCCGCCGCGAGGCGGTTGTGGAGGACACCCCCGGTGTCACGCGCGACCGCGTGACGTACAAGGCCGAGTGGCTGGACCGGAAGTTCTCGCTGGTGGACACGGGCGGGTGGGAGCCCGACGCCAAGGGCATCGATCGTTCCGTTGCCGCGCAGAGCGAGGTGGCCATCGACCTGGCCGATGTCATCCTTTTCGTCGTCGACGCGAAGGTGGGCCCGACGGCCACCGACGAGCACGTTGTTCGTCTGCTGCGCAAGTCGGACAAGCCCGTCTTCCTCATCGCGAACAAGGTTGATGACGCCTCACACGAGGCCGAGGCCGCCGTGCTGTGGAACCTCGGTCTGGGCGAGCCGTACCCCGTTTCGGCCATCCACGGCCGCGGCGTTGCGGACATGCTCGACGCCGTGATGGCGAAGACCCCGAAGCTCTCGGCGATCGCGAAGCACGAGATCGGCGGCCCGCGTCGGGTGGCGATTCTGGGTCGACCGAACGTGGGCAAGTCGTCGCTGCTGAACAAGGCTGCGGGCGAAGAGCGCGTTGTTGTCAACGACCTGGCCGGCACCACGCGTGACCCGGTTGACGAGATTGTCGAGCTCGGCGGCAAGTTGTGGACGCTGGTGGACACGGCCGGTATTCGCCGCCGCGTTCACATGGCACAGGGCGCCGACTTCTACGCTTCCCTGCGCACGTCGACGGCGCTGGAGAAGGCCGAGGTGGCGATTGTCGTCATCGACGTCACACAGCCGATCAGCGAGCAGGACGTTCGCATCATCGACTTGGTTCTGGAGTCGGGCCGTTCGCTGGTTCTTGCCTTCAACAAGTGGGACATGCTGGACACCCCCGAGATGGAAGACAAGGAGCGTCGCCGCTTCCTCGAGCGTGAGATCGAACAGGACCTCGCGCACGTTGCGTGGGCGCCGCGCGTGAACATCTCCGCCAAAACCGGTCGTCGCCTGGACAAGCTGGTTCCGGCGCTCGAAACAGCCCTGGAGAACTGGGACCGCCGCATCCCCACCGGGAAGTTCAACGCGTTCCTCTCGGAACTCGTCGCCGAGCACCCCCACCCGCTGCGTGGTGGCAAGCAGCCGCGCATTCTGTTCGGCACGCAGGCGTCGACGCGTCCGCCCACATTCGTGCTGTTCACTACCGGCTTCCTCGACCCGGGGTATCGCCGTTTTGTGCAGCGCCGCCTGCGCGAGCTGTACGACTTCGAGGGAACTCCGATCGTTGTCAACATGCGTGTGCGGGAACGCCGCAAGCGCTGA
- a CDS encoding NUDIX domain-containing protein: MTRHPLDSQPRDPGDAWVEAPNGARYWGRFGAAGLLAVDPVRGVLLQHRVGWSHFGGTWGLPGGAMHQGESAVCGALREAQEEAGVPNGVMVPRFTHVFDAGVWTYTTVAGDVVAPFAPEITDPESLALEWVPVDQVDDKPLHPGFGAAWPALRDALSVRPVLLIDAANVVGSVPNRWWKDRVAAADNLYARLEALAASGVASGELGLGLQQWFPAIVMVTEGKANGVCDAAGRVMLVRANGAGDDELVFRATDFAAAGLRVTAVTSDRALTGRLEQAGADVRGVSWLKRLLDQAPATRLM; this comes from the coding sequence GTGACGCGCCATCCCCTCGACTCTCAGCCCCGCGACCCCGGCGACGCGTGGGTGGAGGCGCCGAACGGCGCACGGTACTGGGGGCGGTTCGGGGCGGCGGGGTTGCTCGCGGTTGATCCCGTGCGCGGCGTTCTCCTGCAGCACCGGGTGGGGTGGAGCCACTTCGGTGGTACGTGGGGGCTGCCGGGTGGCGCGATGCATCAGGGCGAATCCGCCGTGTGCGGCGCGCTGCGGGAGGCGCAGGAAGAGGCCGGAGTGCCGAACGGCGTGATGGTCCCGCGGTTCACCCACGTCTTCGACGCCGGGGTGTGGACATACACAACGGTGGCCGGAGACGTTGTCGCGCCGTTCGCCCCCGAGATCACCGATCCGGAGTCGCTCGCCCTCGAGTGGGTGCCCGTTGATCAGGTGGACGACAAGCCCCTGCACCCGGGGTTCGGAGCCGCCTGGCCCGCGCTGCGCGACGCTCTCAGCGTGCGACCGGTTCTGCTCATCGACGCCGCCAACGTTGTCGGATCGGTTCCGAATCGATGGTGGAAAGACCGCGTCGCTGCCGCCGACAATCTGTACGCGCGGCTCGAGGCGCTCGCCGCATCCGGCGTCGCGTCGGGCGAGCTGGGCCTCGGGCTTCAGCAGTGGTTTCCCGCGATCGTCATGGTCACGGAGGGGAAGGCAAACGGCGTGTGCGATGCGGCCGGCCGGGTGATGCTGGTGCGCGCCAATGGGGCCGGCGATGACGAGCTGGTCTTCCGGGCGACGGACTTCGCTGCGGCGGGGCTGCGGGTGACGGCCGTAACGAGCGACCGAGCGCTGACGGGCCGGCTGGAGCAGGCGGGCGCGGACGTGCGGGGAGTGAGCTGGCTGAAAAGACTGCTGGACCAGGCGCCCGCGACGCGCCTGATGTGA